From the genome of Pseudonocardia sp. EC080619-01:
GGATGTCCTCGATCCGGCCCGACGCGCAGGAGCCGATGAACGCCTTGGTCACCGCGGTCCCGTCGAGGTCGGCGGCGTCGCGAGTGTGCGCGGAACGGGCCGAGCCGGGCAGGACCACCTGCGGTGTGATCGTCGACAGGTCGTAGTGGTGGACGGCCCGGTACTCCGCGTCCGGGTCCGGCGACTGCGGCACGAGATCCGTGGCGCCGGTCCGGCGGGCGTACTCCAGTGCCGCCTCGTCCGGTTCGAACACCGCCGACACCGCGCCGGTGAACATCGCCATGCCGCACAGGCCCTGCCGCTGGTCGATCGGCATCGCCCGGGCGCCCGGCCCGCCGAACTCCATCACCTGGTGCGCGCAGCCGTCGGCGCCGTGGTCGCCGATGATGCGGTGCACCAGGTCCCGGCTGTCGACGCCGGGCCGGAACTCCCCGGTCAGCTCGAACCGGGTCGTGGCCGGGACGTCGAGGAAGATCTGCCCGGAGACCCACGCCTCCAGCAGGTCGCGGCGCACGCCCCAGCCGAGCGCGCCGAACGCGCCCGCCCCGGAGACGTGCCCGTCGAAGTGGACGAGGAAGTTACCGGGCCGGGCGTAGCCGAGCTCGGCCATCACCTGGTGCCCGATCCCGCGGGCCTCGTGCAGGGCGATCCCGTAGTACTCGCACCAGTCCCGCGTGACCTGGTGGACCTCCTGCTCGCGGGCGTCGCCGCGGGTGAGCATGTGGTCGATGAAGACGACGTAGCGCTCCGGCTCGGCGAGCTCGCGGATGCCGAAGTCGTCGTGCATCTGCCGGA
Proteins encoded in this window:
- a CDS encoding aconitase family protein, which gives rise to MGSTITEKILARAAGVESVRAGENLPVRPDHMIAYDFPGYTDVMFRQMHDDFGIRELAEPERYVVFIDHMLTRGDAREQEVHQVTRDWCEYYGIALHEARGIGHQVMAELGYARPGNFLVHFDGHVSGAGAFGALGWGVRRDLLEAWVSGQIFLDVPATTRFELTGEFRPGVDSRDLVHRIIGDHGADGCAHQVMEFGGPGARAMPIDQRQGLCGMAMFTGAVSAVFEPDEAALEYARRTGATDLVPQSPDPDAEYRAVHHYDLSTITPQVVLPGSARSAHTRDAADLDGTAVTKAFIGSCASGRIEDIRAAALVLDGRRVAPGVELNVVPTSEAVHRQAEDEGLLDVLRAAGAQIARSSCDFCFGYQKPLQPEENCISTGVLNISGRMGSTAANIYMGSASTVAASAVAGSITAAGEGTDR